Proteins encoded in a region of the Paenibacillus thermoaerophilus genome:
- a CDS encoding carbohydrate ABC transporter permease has product MSRTGIAIKPAAQKTASRRSSDSILEVLLYIWAALVLLITLYPLYFIVIASFSDPSAVGNGQVWFYPKGFTLDGYKELLNHSNIWIGYKNTILYTAVGTLIGLAVNLSAAYALSRKDLFGRRAITLFFIFTMFFNGGLIPTFLTIRDFGLYDTFLVMVLPFAVGVFDIIVARTFFQNSIPPDLWEAAQIDGCGNIRYYVQVVLPLSKAIISVLALWIAVGHWNSYFNALIYLKDKELYPLQLILRNILITNQMQSSMGTGEAAEIAMRLANMLRYSVIIVSTLPIMCIYPFVQKYFNQGVMIGAVKQ; this is encoded by the coding sequence GTGTCGAGAACGGGGATTGCGATAAAACCGGCCGCACAGAAGACGGCAAGCAGACGGTCTTCCGATTCCATCCTGGAAGTGCTGCTGTATATTTGGGCGGCCCTGGTGCTGTTGATCACCTTGTATCCGCTTTACTTTATCGTTATCGCCTCTTTCAGCGACCCATCCGCGGTGGGGAACGGGCAGGTGTGGTTTTATCCCAAAGGTTTTACGCTTGACGGTTACAAGGAATTGTTAAACCACTCCAATATCTGGATCGGTTACAAGAACACCATCCTGTATACAGCGGTCGGCACTCTGATCGGATTGGCCGTCAATCTTTCGGCGGCATACGCGTTATCGAGAAAGGACCTGTTCGGCCGCCGAGCCATTACGCTATTTTTTATCTTTACCATGTTTTTTAACGGCGGTCTGATTCCGACGTTTCTCACGATTCGCGACTTCGGCTTGTACGATACGTTTCTCGTGATGGTTCTGCCGTTTGCCGTCGGCGTCTTCGACATCATCGTGGCGCGGACTTTTTTCCAGAACAGCATCCCTCCCGATTTATGGGAGGCGGCGCAAATCGATGGCTGCGGAAACATCCGGTATTACGTTCAAGTCGTGTTGCCGCTGTCGAAAGCGATCATCTCGGTGCTGGCGCTGTGGATCGCCGTCGGTCATTGGAATTCTTATTTTAACGCGCTGATCTATTTGAAAGACAAGGAGCTTTATCCGCTGCAGCTCATTTTGCGCAATATTTTGATTACCAATCAGATGCAGTCGAGCATGGGGACCGGCGAAGCCGCGGAGATCGCCATGCGGCTGGCCAACATGCTGCGCTATTCGGTCATCATTGTGTCTACGCTTCCCATCATGTGCATCTATCCGTTTGTGCAAAAGTACTTTAACCAGGGGGTGATGATCGGCGCCGTGAAGCAATAA
- a CDS encoding extracellular solute-binding protein — protein MGVQARTGMKKVLSALLSISALGFVLAGCNDKESADSSSDIPFNKEGLPLVNEPITLNVLTVRWGNMGDSFTQNTWLQELEKNTNVKINWQVMSSNDWGEQKSVMLASGKLPDVIIGNLAFGDSDIINNLSFFRPLDEYIDAYMPNLKAAMEETPVMRKISTFPDGKIYSLPARLPSRPKSAQQPVINKAWLDKLNLKAPTNLEELYTVLKAFKERDPNGNGKPDEIPMSNTGDIEMGLLSSFGITNLRNNNMMIKNGKPVYFPTSEEYKEGLKWAHKLYAEGLIDPESFTQDGTMLSAKRQNPDAPLIGFTYQWTPDAVFGKWSDQYETIAPIAGPDGKRYQEGDPDGLSFRRNEVLITTFNKYPEVTARWIDQFYTGEASIQNFWGAIGTSIAKNDDGTYSLMAPPAGTSADAWYWDKSLRDFGPKYVSPAFEKKIKLDPTTGDGLKLKLDNLGKDDVTQPFPEVMYTVEEYQVFPTLTVDINSYIASTRAQWVTKGGIDENWDAYVKKLNDMGLQKLIKIYENAYQRYMNVK, from the coding sequence ATGGGGGTACAGGCAAGAACGGGAATGAAAAAGGTGCTGAGCGCTCTGCTCTCGATTTCTGCGCTGGGTTTTGTCCTTGCGGGCTGTAACGACAAGGAATCGGCCGATTCCAGTTCGGACATTCCTTTCAATAAAGAAGGCCTTCCGCTGGTGAACGAACCGATTACTTTAAACGTGTTGACGGTTCGCTGGGGCAACATGGGGGACAGCTTCACCCAAAACACTTGGCTACAGGAGCTGGAGAAAAACACCAATGTCAAAATCAACTGGCAGGTCATGTCCTCCAATGACTGGGGCGAGCAGAAGTCCGTCATGCTGGCAAGCGGGAAACTTCCGGATGTGATTATAGGGAACCTGGCTTTCGGGGATTCGGATATTATCAACAATTTAAGTTTTTTCCGCCCGCTGGACGAGTATATTGACGCCTATATGCCCAATCTGAAGGCGGCGATGGAAGAAACGCCGGTGATGAGGAAAATCAGCACGTTCCCGGACGGCAAAATTTATTCGTTGCCGGCTAGGCTGCCGTCGCGTCCGAAATCCGCGCAACAGCCCGTCATCAATAAGGCTTGGCTGGACAAGTTGAATCTGAAAGCTCCCACCAACCTGGAGGAACTTTATACGGTGCTTAAAGCTTTTAAAGAGCGGGACCCGAACGGAAACGGAAAGCCGGACGAAATTCCCATGAGCAATACGGGAGATATCGAGATGGGGCTGCTCAGCTCTTTCGGCATCACCAATCTGCGCAACAACAATATGATGATCAAAAACGGCAAGCCTGTCTATTTCCCTACTTCCGAGGAGTACAAGGAAGGCTTGAAGTGGGCGCATAAGTTGTACGCGGAGGGCTTGATCGATCCGGAATCCTTCACGCAGGACGGCACGATGTTAAGCGCGAAGCGGCAAAATCCGGACGCGCCGCTCATCGGATTCACGTATCAATGGACGCCCGACGCCGTGTTCGGCAAATGGAGCGATCAATACGAAACGATTGCGCCTATTGCCGGCCCGGACGGGAAACGTTATCAGGAGGGCGACCCGGACGGTTTAAGCTTCAGACGCAACGAAGTGCTGATTACCACCTTTAACAAATACCCGGAAGTGACGGCCCGCTGGATCGATCAGTTCTATACCGGCGAAGCCAGCATCCAGAATTTCTGGGGGGCCATCGGCACGTCCATCGCGAAGAACGACGACGGTACGTACTCGCTCATGGCCCCGCCTGCGGGCACAAGCGCGGATGCATGGTATTGGGATAAATCCCTTCGGGATTTCGGGCCCAAATATGTAAGTCCGGCCTTCGAGAAAAAGATCAAGCTGGACCCGACGACCGGTGACGGACTGAAATTGAAGCTCGATAATCTGGGGAAAGATGATGTGACTCAGCCGTTCCCGGAGGTTATGTATACGGTCGAAGAGTATCAGGTATTCCCGACCCTTACGGTGGATATTAACAGCTACATTGCCAGCACCCGCGCCCAATGGGTAACAAAAGGCGGTATTGACGAGAATTGGGACGCGTACGTAAAAAAACTGAACGATATGGGTCTTCAAAAGCTGATCAAGATTTATGAGAACGCGTATCAGCGTTACATGAACGTAAAATAA
- a CDS encoding ThuA domain-containing protein produces the protein MVKVTVWNEYRHERKNPVVREIYPNGIHGAIAGFLTEAGFEARTATLDEPEHGLTDEVLNDTEVLIWWGHLAHEEVKDEVVQKVKRRVLDGMGLIVLHSGHFSKIFKELMGTGCDLKWREADEKERLWVVAPGHPIAEGIGEYIELEKEEMYGEFFDIPAPDELVFTSWFEGGEVFRSGCAYTRGNGKVFYFRPGHETYPTYHHKDIQRVLVNAVKWARSVARRRPVYGNVKPLEPIKVKA, from the coding sequence GTGGTCAAAGTCACGGTCTGGAACGAATATCGGCATGAGCGGAAAAATCCGGTTGTCAGGGAAATTTACCCGAACGGAATTCATGGCGCGATTGCGGGCTTCTTGACGGAAGCGGGGTTTGAAGCAAGGACGGCGACTTTGGATGAGCCTGAGCACGGTTTGACCGACGAGGTGTTGAACGATACCGAAGTGCTTATCTGGTGGGGACATCTCGCGCACGAAGAAGTGAAGGACGAAGTTGTGCAAAAAGTAAAGCGGCGCGTGCTGGACGGGATGGGCTTGATTGTGCTTCACTCCGGACATTTCTCCAAAATCTTCAAAGAATTGATGGGGACCGGTTGCGATTTGAAATGGCGCGAGGCGGATGAAAAAGAACGGCTTTGGGTTGTGGCGCCCGGTCATCCGATCGCGGAAGGAATCGGGGAGTATATCGAATTGGAGAAAGAGGAGATGTACGGCGAGTTTTTCGATATCCCGGCGCCGGATGAGCTTGTTTTTACAAGCTGGTTCGAAGGCGGCGAAGTGTTCCGGAGCGGCTGCGCCTATACGCGCGGCAACGGCAAAGTGTTTTATTTCAGACCGGGCCATGAGACGTATCCGACCTATCATCACAAAGATATTCAGCGTGTCCTTGTGAATGCCGTGAAGTGGGCGCGGTCAGTTGCGCGCCGTCGTCCGGTCTATGGAAATGTTAAGCCGTTGGAACCCATCAAGGTGAAAGCATGA
- a CDS encoding Gfo/Idh/MocA family protein, protein MNTFRIGLIGLGGMAQAHIRWMNEAGRFRIVAVSDVNAEAMAQVGEQLGIAEDKRYADFVRLIEDPDVDAAVSVTPNNVHADIIRACLQAGKPFLAEKPFTRVFEEAVPLLELYERQPVPAMFGFTYRYTPAFRYARELIRQGKIGAVRSFSIQYLQGWGAALYGHPYVWRFDKAIAGTGTLGDLGSHMIDMARFLFGCEFEELSAQLHNIIPERLDPVTGNRVQVEVDDFASFLARMTGGIMGVFQTSRNAVGSGNQHEVSVYGDSGTIHVSTLDPDRLVWIREEEPGQLAKATLEAPKHCHVKQYEDFLALLEGSATDGLPGFLDAYRNQEVLDAVIRASETKSVVRIRQ, encoded by the coding sequence ATGAACACATTCCGAATCGGTTTGATCGGTCTGGGAGGAATGGCTCAGGCGCATATCCGCTGGATGAACGAAGCGGGCCGCTTCCGGATTGTTGCGGTCAGCGACGTCAACGCGGAGGCGATGGCTCAAGTCGGCGAACAACTGGGAATCGCCGAGGATAAGCGGTACGCCGACTTCGTGCGGCTTATCGAAGATCCGGACGTCGATGCGGCGGTGTCGGTAACGCCGAACAACGTTCATGCGGACATCATCCGTGCCTGCCTGCAGGCGGGCAAACCGTTCTTGGCCGAGAAGCCGTTCACCCGCGTATTCGAGGAGGCTGTGCCGTTGCTGGAGCTGTACGAACGGCAGCCGGTGCCGGCGATGTTCGGATTCACGTACCGGTACACTCCGGCATTCCGATACGCGCGGGAACTGATACGGCAAGGCAAGATCGGCGCGGTTCGCAGCTTCTCGATTCAGTATTTGCAGGGATGGGGCGCTGCGCTGTACGGCCACCCCTATGTGTGGCGGTTCGATAAAGCTATTGCCGGTACGGGAACGCTTGGCGACTTGGGATCGCATATGATCGACATGGCGCGCTTCCTCTTCGGCTGCGAATTCGAGGAACTGTCGGCCCAGCTTCATAACATCATCCCGGAGCGCCTGGACCCCGTTACCGGGAACAGGGTACAAGTTGAGGTTGACGATTTCGCGAGCTTCCTGGCACGGATGACAGGCGGTATCATGGGGGTCTTTCAAACGTCGCGCAATGCCGTCGGGTCGGGCAATCAGCACGAGGTGTCCGTCTACGGCGATTCCGGCACCATCCATGTCTCCACGCTTGATCCGGACCGGCTCGTCTGGATTCGGGAGGAGGAGCCGGGGCAACTGGCCAAGGCGACGCTGGAAGCGCCGAAGCATTGCCACGTAAAGCAATACGAGGATTTCTTGGCGCTGCTTGAAGGCTCCGCAACGGACGGTCTTCCCGGTTTTCTGGACGCTTACCGCAACCAGGAAGTGTTGGATGCCGTCATCCGGGCAAGCGAGACGAAATCGGTCGTTCGTATCCGGCAATAG
- a CDS encoding cupin domain-containing protein: MYGNPRTHPYYANVNTPVYHPSHNPRNQSDPQVSEAVLAGIKSEASAIDLYTRLAHAAPNHNHKNNILYALENKKAHFNQLTHLYISLTGRQPVYQADKVTFHNYSEGLKKAHEAGIRGYEAYRKTGLHTPYPFVQHIFLDASTREKDNAARFASLKEEVLKDHGSRPYVVNIEKATRRNNTYRTAIWTGDHFQVTVMSINVGDDIGLEVHPATDQFIRIEEGQGLVQMGDSQDKLDFVEKAYEDDAIMVPAGKWHNLINTGNTPLKIYVIYAPPEHPFGTVHETKAIAMASEHNR, encoded by the coding sequence ATGTACGGTAACCCCAGAACGCATCCTTATTATGCCAATGTCAACACGCCAGTCTATCACCCGAGCCATAACCCAAGAAACCAGTCTGACCCGCAAGTGTCCGAAGCTGTACTGGCCGGCATCAAAAGCGAAGCTTCCGCCATTGATCTTTATACCCGATTAGCCCATGCGGCGCCGAACCATAATCATAAAAATAACATCCTGTATGCCTTGGAAAACAAAAAAGCTCATTTCAATCAGTTGACCCATCTGTATATCTCGCTGACCGGAAGACAACCGGTGTACCAAGCGGACAAGGTGACTTTTCATAATTACAGCGAAGGGCTGAAAAAAGCCCATGAAGCGGGGATAAGGGGGTATGAAGCTTACAGAAAAACCGGCTTGCACACTCCATACCCGTTCGTCCAACACATCTTTTTGGATGCTTCCACCCGGGAAAAAGACAATGCCGCCCGATTTGCTTCTTTAAAAGAGGAAGTCTTAAAGGATCACGGCTCCAGACCCTATGTCGTTAACATTGAGAAAGCGACGAGGCGAAACAATACTTACCGTACCGCCATATGGACAGGGGATCACTTCCAGGTGACGGTCATGAGCATCAACGTCGGAGACGACATCGGCTTGGAAGTTCATCCGGCAACGGATCAATTCATACGGATTGAAGAAGGACAAGGACTTGTTCAAATGGGGGATAGCCAAGACAAGCTGGACTTCGTGGAAAAAGCCTATGAAGACGATGCCATTATGGTACCTGCCGGAAAATGGCACAATTTGATCAACACCGGTAATACGCCTCTGAAAATTTACGTGATCTACGCACCGCCCGAGCATCCGTTCGGCACCGTTCATGAAACCAAAGCCATCGCCATGGCTTCCGAACACAACCGCTGA
- a CDS encoding helix-turn-helix transcriptional regulator, whose translation MHVQNRIKEYREKKNISQGKLADLCNVSRQTINAIENNKYDPSLQLAFNLAKHLGVKVDDLFWHEGEEEG comes from the coding sequence ATGCACGTGCAAAATCGAATCAAAGAATATCGGGAGAAGAAAAACATCTCCCAAGGAAAGCTGGCGGATTTATGCAACGTCAGCAGACAAACCATTAATGCGATTGAAAACAATAAATATGACCCCAGTTTGCAATTAGCTTTTAATCTTGCGAAACATTTGGGGGTTAAGGTTGATGATTTATTTTGGCATGAAGGAGAGGAAGAGGGATGA
- a CDS encoding winged helix-turn-helix transcriptional regulator has protein sequence MTEYGWSLKPILDAMCTWGEKQIELAQDRMEA, from the coding sequence CTGACGGAGTACGGCTGGTCTCTGAAGCCTATTTTGGACGCCATGTGCACATGGGGCGAGAAGCAGATCGAACTCGCGCAGGATCGGATGGAAGCGTAA
- a CDS encoding TIGR00730 family Rossman fold protein, with product MKRIAVFCGSSNGASDVYIQGAAKLGEELAKREIALVYGGASVGVMGAVADSVLAHGGRAIGIIPAFLEKREISHKGLTELIVVDSMHERKAKMAELADGFIALPGGPGTLEEFFEAFTWAQLGLHRKPCGLLNIHRYYDPLVELFNHMAREQFLQEQYRSMALVDTEPAGLLDQFSAYEPPSVKTYT from the coding sequence GTGAAAAGAATAGCGGTATTTTGCGGGTCCAGCAACGGAGCGTCGGATGTATACATCCAAGGCGCCGCAAAGCTTGGCGAAGAACTGGCCAAACGCGAGATCGCGCTGGTCTACGGCGGCGCAAGCGTAGGAGTGATGGGAGCGGTCGCCGATTCCGTCTTGGCGCACGGCGGACGGGCGATCGGCATCATCCCGGCTTTCCTGGAAAAAAGGGAAATCTCCCACAAAGGGTTGACCGAGCTCATCGTGGTTGATTCCATGCATGAACGAAAAGCGAAAATGGCGGAGCTGGCCGACGGCTTCATCGCGCTGCCGGGCGGGCCTGGGACGCTGGAAGAATTCTTTGAAGCGTTCACATGGGCCCAGTTGGGCCTTCACCGGAAGCCCTGCGGCTTGCTGAACATCCATCGCTATTACGATCCGCTTGTGGAGCTGTTCAACCACATGGCCAGGGAGCAGTTTCTGCAGGAGCAATACCGTTCCATGGCTCTCGTCGATACGGAACCGGCCGGGCTGCTGGATCAATTCTCGGCCTACGAACCGCCCAGCGTCAAAACCTATACCTGA
- the uraA gene encoding uracil permease, with protein MRKEIGVHERLPMGQSLMLSLQHLFAMFGSTVLVPNLLGVDPAICLLMNGIGTLFYLWICQGKVPAYLGSSFAFIAPAGAVIGNYASPEAGYSAALGGFIVAGLIFTILAWVIKVAGTNWINVVFPPAAMGAIVAVIGLELVPVAARMAGWIPQDPAKTWSPDAGTIALSTITLFVTILGSVLFRGFMRIIPILFGIVTGYVIAFFMKLVDFGVVGQKSWFDAPTFTFPTFEWAAILTIAPASLVVIAEHIGHLIVTGNIVKKNLSEDPGLHRSMLGNGLSTLVSGFVGSTPNTTYGENIGVLAITRVYSTFVIGGAAVIAILLSFLGKFSALVANIPEPVMGGVSLMLFGVIAASGFRMLVESKVDYSKPTNLFLTLIVLVTGLSGAKITIGSFSLSGMALATVVAIVFSLLFKLFEVTKLSNDHEASGH; from the coding sequence ATGAGAAAAGAAATCGGCGTTCATGAAAGATTGCCCATGGGACAAAGTCTCATGCTGAGCCTGCAGCATCTGTTCGCCATGTTCGGATCGACGGTGCTCGTTCCGAATCTGCTCGGCGTGGACCCGGCGATTTGTCTGCTGATGAACGGGATCGGCACCTTGTTTTATTTGTGGATTTGCCAAGGGAAAGTGCCCGCTTACTTGGGCTCCAGCTTCGCCTTTATCGCTCCGGCCGGCGCGGTCATCGGCAATTACGCTTCGCCTGAAGCGGGCTACTCGGCGGCGCTTGGCGGTTTTATCGTCGCGGGTCTGATCTTCACGATCCTGGCCTGGGTTATCAAAGTCGCGGGTACGAATTGGATCAACGTCGTGTTCCCGCCTGCTGCCATGGGCGCCATCGTGGCGGTTATCGGTCTGGAGCTGGTTCCGGTCGCCGCCAGGATGGCCGGTTGGATCCCCCAAGATCCTGCGAAGACGTGGTCGCCGGATGCCGGCACGATCGCGCTCTCCACGATCACGCTGTTCGTCACGATTCTCGGTTCCGTTCTGTTCCGGGGATTTATGCGCATCATTCCGATTTTGTTCGGCATCGTCACGGGTTACGTGATCGCCTTTTTCATGAAGCTGGTGGACTTCGGCGTCGTCGGCCAGAAGAGTTGGTTCGATGCGCCGACGTTTACGTTCCCGACGTTTGAATGGGCGGCGATCCTGACGATCGCCCCGGCCTCGCTGGTCGTTATTGCCGAGCATATCGGGCATTTAATCGTCACCGGCAATATCGTGAAGAAAAATTTGTCCGAGGACCCCGGACTGCACCGCTCGATGCTGGGGAACGGGTTGTCGACGCTGGTGTCCGGTTTCGTCGGTTCGACCCCCAATACGACATACGGAGAAAATATCGGCGTTCTCGCCATTACGCGCGTCTATTCGACCTTCGTGATCGGCGGCGCGGCGGTGATCGCGATCCTGCTCTCGTTCCTCGGCAAATTCTCGGCGCTGGTCGCCAATATCCCGGAGCCGGTTATGGGCGGCGTCTCCTTGATGCTGTTCGGCGTTATCGCCGCTTCCGGATTCCGCATGCTCGTGGAGTCGAAGGTGGATTACAGCAAGCCGACGAACCTGTTCCTGACGCTGATCGTGCTGGTTACCGGCCTCAGCGGCGCGAAGATCACGATCGGCAGCTTCTCGCTGTCGGGTATGGCGCTCGCTACCGTCGTGGCGATCGTATTCAGCTTGCTGTTCAAGCTGTTCGAGGTGACGAAGCTGAGCAACGACCACGAAGCTTCGGGTCATTAA
- a CDS encoding PAS domain S-box protein — MEIGPDLIRSARQFLQSVPSPVYVIDLNERVLWGNPAFQREFSGKGEPLYHGEVLYGQGGFQLDKISRIPVIDEQDRVIAYTVWLTDGAGQGGADPLRLEAGEHYRMIAENTWDTIVLVDREAVVRYVSPSLRTLVGYGTEDYEGTDAFEIIHPDDRDRVRALFVETIRSGQPTDAEYRLLHPQGHTVYLEARVKPVLDRDGQVQAVVAVVRDITERKKTEQLLENILDNVNAAVWSTDKDFRAYTFCSESIEKICGLPRSEIMTNPIRLHDHIHPEDNAILFGEAKEKLDRGLPIRQLIRLIHIEGETRWGRLIAHPYLNHAGEIERIDGMILDITEKIRSERALEESEQRYKSLFENNLDGVFSIELERFYFVNANRSFETITGIQIDKLADRCFLGLIVDEDHPSVYETIFHVMTQGEPRDIECRITKQEQGEKIVSITFVPIYLSGKLNGIHGIVKDITKRKIEERELIKSEERYKALQQSLNRFSNDLANVMKVSELENRLIEEVKAILQARSVSIEEVPRGQEPVRMCPHDRWVKIGEKQQPVYLRIGMAQPMLKIEEEWLETAVHYVTILYDNLHRIEDLMKRLEEHVTANETPKWMLRLLFKLSEKERASLSSDLHDSVLQDLIIWYRKLESLRSFKAFDKDTQQELSQIEEGLLDAIHQIRITCNELRPPFLLKMGLVESLKSLFSYARMFSNYEIDFSAGQLDGLLNEEQILGIYRIVQELLNNASKHSKASRVTMALTGHADTVCFSYSDNGIGMDLSAYGGSFQHMGIAGIEKRVLSLEGVMELKSAPGEGFHVKIDLPTNTQLKGGSYGNLIGR; from the coding sequence ATGGAAATCGGTCCGGATTTGATCAGGAGCGCTCGGCAATTTCTTCAAAGCGTACCCAGTCCCGTGTATGTCATCGACCTCAACGAACGGGTCCTCTGGGGCAATCCCGCCTTTCAACGCGAATTCAGCGGCAAGGGCGAGCCGTTATACCACGGCGAAGTTCTCTATGGCCAAGGCGGATTCCAGCTCGATAAGATCAGCAGGATACCCGTTATCGATGAACAAGACCGGGTCATCGCCTATACCGTCTGGTTAACCGATGGCGCGGGACAGGGTGGAGCCGATCCGCTGCGGTTGGAAGCCGGGGAGCATTACCGGATGATCGCCGAGAATACGTGGGATACGATCGTGCTGGTCGATCGCGAAGCCGTCGTCCGTTACGTGTCGCCGTCGCTAAGAACCCTGGTCGGCTACGGAACGGAAGATTACGAAGGAACCGACGCTTTCGAGATCATCCATCCCGACGACAGGGACCGGGTGCGAGCCCTGTTTGTGGAGACGATACGATCCGGGCAACCGACCGATGCGGAGTATCGGCTTCTTCATCCGCAAGGCCATACGGTTTACCTGGAAGCACGGGTGAAGCCCGTATTGGATCGGGACGGACAGGTACAGGCTGTGGTGGCGGTGGTCAGGGATATCACCGAACGAAAAAAAACGGAGCAACTGCTGGAAAACATTCTGGATAACGTCAATGCGGCAGTCTGGTCAACGGATAAAGATTTTCGCGCCTACACGTTCTGTTCCGAAAGCATCGAGAAAATTTGCGGATTGCCGCGGAGCGAAATCATGACGAATCCGATTCGTCTGCACGACCATATTCATCCCGAGGACAACGCCATTCTCTTTGGAGAGGCGAAGGAGAAGCTCGACAGGGGATTGCCGATCCGCCAGCTCATCCGGCTGATTCATATCGAAGGAGAGACCCGGTGGGGCAGATTGATTGCCCATCCTTATCTGAACCATGCCGGCGAGATCGAACGAATCGACGGCATGATCCTGGACATCACCGAGAAGATACGTTCGGAGCGGGCGTTGGAGGAGAGCGAGCAGCGATACAAGTCTCTCTTTGAAAATAACTTGGACGGCGTATTTTCCATCGAGTTGGAACGGTTTTATTTCGTCAACGCCAACCGGTCTTTTGAGACGATCACGGGCATCCAGATCGACAAGCTGGCGGACCGCTGCTTCCTCGGATTAATTGTCGATGAGGATCATCCGTCGGTGTACGAGACGATCTTCCACGTCATGACTCAGGGAGAGCCGAGGGATATCGAATGCCGCATCACGAAGCAGGAGCAGGGAGAGAAGATTGTAAGCATCACGTTTGTCCCCATCTACCTCTCGGGAAAACTCAACGGGATACACGGTATCGTGAAGGATATTACGAAACGAAAAATCGAGGAACGCGAGCTGATCAAAAGCGAGGAACGGTACAAAGCGCTGCAGCAAAGCTTGAACCGGTTCTCCAACGACCTCGCCAATGTCATGAAGGTGTCGGAGCTGGAGAACAGACTGATCGAAGAGGTGAAGGCCATCCTGCAGGCCAGAAGCGTCTCGATCGAAGAAGTGCCGAGAGGGCAGGAGCCGGTCCGTATGTGCCCGCATGACCGATGGGTCAAGATCGGCGAGAAGCAGCAGCCGGTCTATCTGCGGATCGGCATGGCTCAGCCGATGCTGAAGATCGAGGAGGAATGGCTGGAAACGGCGGTTCATTATGTCACGATCCTCTACGATAATCTGCATCGGATCGAAGACCTCATGAAGCGTCTGGAAGAACACGTCACGGCCAACGAAACGCCGAAATGGATGCTCCGGCTTTTGTTCAAGCTCTCGGAGAAGGAGAGGGCCTCGCTGTCCAGCGACCTGCACGATTCGGTTCTGCAGGATCTTATCATCTGGTACCGCAAGCTGGAATCGCTGCGCTCCTTCAAAGCCTTCGACAAGGACACGCAGCAGGAATTGAGCCAGATCGAAGAGGGGCTGCTCGATGCCATTCACCAGATCCGGATTACGTGCAATGAACTGCGGCCGCCCTTTCTGCTGAAGATGGGGCTGGTCGAATCGTTAAAAAGTTTATTTTCGTACGCCAGGATGTTTTCCAATTACGAGATCGATTTTTCGGCCGGGCAGTTGGACGGTCTGCTGAACGAGGAACAAATACTCGGGATATACCGGATCGTTCAGGAGCTGCTGAACAATGCCTCCAAACATTCGAAGGCCTCCAGGGTGACGATGGCGCTGACCGGTCATGCGGATACGGTCTGCTTTTCCTACTCCGACAACGGGATCGGCATGGACTTGTCCGCGTACGGCGGGTCCTTTCAGCATATGGGCATCGCCGGCATCGAAAAAAGGGTTCTCAGCTTGGAAGGAGTAATGGAATTGAAGTCCGCTCCCGGGGAAGGATTCCATGTTAAAATCGATCTCCCGACAAACACGCAACTCAAGGGTGGAAGCTATGGAAATCTTATTGGTCGATGA
- a CDS encoding response regulator transcription factor produces MEILLVDDHRSVVEGTKMLIESEPDMHVTIETDVYCVPDLVRLKQFDVILFDLYMPNMNGADLTRKVLEYVPDAVILIYSGFEIAPHFNLLMESGVSGFIAKTSTREQLIQAIRCAARKEAIIPMRLLKQLRRHEIVVAGDQGQEKTTITQEEDRLLRELAKGKSNKEISKTLMISQRSLEYSLTELFQKLHVSSRVEVIKKAKSLGILPAEDLY; encoded by the coding sequence ATGGAAATCTTATTGGTCGATGATCACCGTTCTGTCGTCGAAGGAACCAAAATGCTGATCGAGTCCGAGCCGGATATGCACGTCACCATAGAAACGGACGTGTATTGCGTGCCGGATTTGGTGCGACTGAAGCAATTCGACGTCATCCTGTTTGATTTGTACATGCCGAATATGAACGGGGCGGATTTGACCCGCAAGGTGCTCGAATATGTGCCGGATGCCGTCATCCTGATATACTCGGGCTTCGAGATCGCTCCTCATTTCAATCTGCTGATGGAATCGGGAGTCTCCGGTTTTATTGCCAAGACATCGACCCGGGAGCAGTTGATCCAGGCTATACGCTGCGCGGCCAGGAAAGAGGCGATTATACCGATGCGCCTCTTGAAGCAGCTTAGGCGCCACGAGATCGTGGTCGCAGGGGATCAAGGACAGGAGAAAACGACGATCACGCAAGAAGAGGACCGACTGCTGAGGGAGCTGGCGAAAGGGAAAAGCAACAAGGAAATTTCCAAAACGTTAATGATCAGCCAGCGCTCATTGGAATACAGCTTGACGGAGCTTTTTCAGAAGCTGCATGTCAGCTCGCGCGTGGAGGTTATCAAGAAGGCCAAAAGCTTGGGCATTCTTCCCGCGGAGGATTTATATTAA